The region AAGGACCAAATCTCCCACCTGCATCGCTCTGGGGCGAACCTTCGAATCATATTTGCCTGCCGCTCGCTGTTTCATTGTCGCCTCTCGCACACGGGCTTCTTCCCGAGTCTCGGATAACAAGTCgagctccatcgccatattcGCTTGATTTTCACCCTCTAGGCGCAGCGCAGTCCTCCAAGACGAGTTGTCAATCTCAACGGGTAGCATAGCACCCGCCCCGTAGGTCATTCTGAATGGAGTTTCTCTTGTGCTtgattgctcggtggtgttgtaaGACCATAAAACCACTGGAAGCTCATCCAACCATGCTCCACTAGCTTCATCCAACCGCCGCTTCAAACCTCGCAGAATCACTTTGTTGGCTGACTCCACCTGCCTATTCGTTTGCAGGTGTTCCACTGA is a window of Lotus japonicus ecotype B-129 chromosome 5, LjGifu_v1.2 DNA encoding:
- the LOC130719609 gene encoding uncharacterized protein LOC130719609, with protein sequence MGIQMWFASVEHLQTNRQVESANKVILRGLKRRLDEASGAWLDELPVVLWSYNTTEQSSTRETPFRMTYGAGAMLPVEIDNSSWRTALRLEGENQANMAMELDLLSETREEARVREATMKQRAAGKYDSKVRPRAMQVGDLVLKWRTGTTGNKLSPN